Proteins encoded together in one Pontiella desulfatans window:
- a CDS encoding PEP-CTERM sorting domain-containing protein, whose protein sequence is MMNKARYTVGILLLLAAAAQADVVYQDSFDGDGLGTNAGIGGGAAQTQGGGSWGDDGDATYNNTGTSFSDSALLYSTNSFQSAGGVELTVNYTCNSVATAGRNLFGFGLLADASSWSAVDDNSPFAELSSVYSIGVNLITESGVPVGLNFADESTVTTLDGDAIGAGTDREVVIRVEDDGIGGADWTLSIAGTEQGSGNIASFDFTKSFSFAAYGQDNERTKIINSVSLEAIPEPAALTLVGLAGFGFLWLKRRFG, encoded by the coding sequence ATGATGAATAAAGCACGATACACGGTGGGCATTTTATTACTGCTGGCGGCGGCCGCTCAGGCGGATGTCGTCTATCAGGACAGTTTTGATGGCGACGGGCTGGGAACGAATGCCGGGATCGGCGGCGGCGCGGCGCAGACACAAGGAGGCGGGTCTTGGGGCGACGACGGGGATGCTACCTACAACAACACGGGTACTAGTTTTAGTGACTCGGCCCTTTTGTATTCCACGAATTCTTTCCAGTCAGCCGGGGGGGTTGAGCTTACGGTTAACTATACGTGCAACAGTGTCGCTACAGCCGGAAGAAACCTTTTTGGTTTCGGTTTGTTGGCGGATGCGAGTTCCTGGTCAGCGGTAGACGATAACAGCCCGTTCGCGGAGCTGTCCTCCGTATATAGTATCGGGGTGAACCTTATTACCGAGAGCGGTGTCCCTGTTGGCCTCAACTTTGCGGATGAGTCAACGGTGACCACTTTAGACGGTGACGCAATTGGTGCAGGAACCGATCGGGAAGTGGTTATTCGTGTTGAAGACGATGGGATTGGTGGTGCGGACTGGACACTTTCTATCGCTGGCACCGAGCAAGGTTCCGGCAATATCGCATCATTTGACTTCACTAAGAGTTTTAGTTTTGCCGCCTATGGTCAGGATAATGAGCGGACTAAAATCATTAATTCAGTGTCGCTGGAAGCCATTCCGGAACCGGCTGCGCTGACACTGGTAGGACTGGCCGGATTCGGGTTCTTGTGGCTTAAGAGAAGATTTGGCTAA
- a CDS encoding alpha-L-fucosidase: MNYKKQVNRLLGMCAGALLSSVAHAAQIEPTWESLAAHYQVPEWLQNGKLGVWFHWGIPSAVDEDRPNDGSWYGKNMYGGGKKQAKELCEWHTKRYGPPSEFGYEKMIPLFKGEKWDPDALVAYVKGNGARFVMPVACHHDNFDMYDSFHPWNSVKMGPKRDTLKEWKAAATKHGLKFGISTHLYWSPGWFRPARKYQKEGTLEWKLFNMDYDPNNYANQESWNKHWYARCWEIVEKYDPDMFNHDCGSYPKVEFPQFIAEYINRDLKENNGRQTVVFSTKNAELDRKAFTYNLERGGAGEIKTVPWMWATDLSGGWFYRAGSVNKMSIPVMVANGVDAISKNGVVMLNIALRGDGTLPEKQAAYLDAFGDFLKTNGEGIYGSRPWKTFGEGPLQVKDGRQGENHREFSQEDVRFTTRDGILYAFVLAPPTQDLVIKTLATGGLLDQEIASIELMGSKEPLQWKRSPDGLMIKLPKKLPGRIVNGFRIKLH; encoded by the coding sequence ATGAACTACAAAAAACAAGTTAACCGATTGCTCGGCATGTGTGCCGGAGCCTTGCTTTCCAGCGTGGCCCATGCTGCGCAGATCGAGCCGACGTGGGAATCGCTGGCGGCGCACTATCAGGTTCCGGAATGGCTTCAGAACGGAAAGCTCGGGGTCTGGTTCCACTGGGGTATTCCTTCGGCGGTCGATGAAGACCGCCCCAACGATGGATCGTGGTATGGCAAAAACATGTACGGCGGTGGAAAGAAGCAGGCCAAGGAACTCTGCGAATGGCACACCAAGCGCTACGGGCCTCCGTCGGAGTTTGGCTATGAAAAGATGATCCCGCTGTTCAAGGGCGAGAAATGGGATCCCGACGCGTTGGTGGCCTATGTGAAGGGGAACGGGGCGCGTTTTGTGATGCCCGTGGCCTGCCACCACGACAACTTCGATATGTATGATTCCTTCCACCCCTGGAATTCGGTGAAGATGGGGCCGAAACGCGACACGCTCAAGGAATGGAAGGCCGCGGCAACCAAGCACGGTCTCAAGTTCGGGATCTCCACCCATCTCTACTGGTCGCCCGGTTGGTTCCGTCCGGCCCGCAAATACCAAAAAGAGGGCACGCTGGAGTGGAAGCTCTTCAATATGGATTACGATCCCAACAACTACGCCAACCAGGAGAGCTGGAACAAACACTGGTATGCCCGCTGCTGGGAGATTGTCGAGAAATACGATCCCGATATGTTCAACCATGATTGCGGCTCATACCCCAAGGTGGAATTCCCGCAGTTCATTGCGGAATACATCAACCGCGACCTGAAGGAAAACAACGGCAGGCAAACCGTCGTCTTTTCCACCAAAAATGCCGAGCTGGACCGCAAGGCCTTCACCTACAACCTCGAACGGGGCGGTGCCGGGGAAATCAAGACGGTGCCCTGGATGTGGGCGACCGACCTTTCCGGCGGCTGGTTCTACCGTGCGGGGTCCGTCAATAAAATGAGCATTCCGGTGATGGTGGCCAACGGGGTTGATGCCATCAGCAAGAACGGGGTCGTGATGCTCAACATTGCCCTGCGTGGCGACGGCACCTTGCCGGAAAAACAGGCCGCCTATCTCGACGCGTTCGGCGATTTCCTGAAAACCAACGGCGAAGGCATCTACGGCTCCCGCCCATGGAAAACCTTCGGCGAAGGCCCCTTGCAGGTGAAGGATGGCCGACAGGGTGAAAACCATCGGGAATTCTCGCAGGAAGACGTCCGCTTCACCACCCGGGATGGCATACTCTACGCCTTCGTGCTGGCTCCGCCGACGCAGGATCTGGTTATCAAGACCTTGGCCACGGGCGGATTGCTCGATCAGGAAATTGCATCCATCGAATTAATGGGCAGCAAGGAGCCGCTTCAATGGAAGCGCTCTCCGGATGGCCTGATGATCAAGTTGCCGAAAAAACTGCCGGGGCGGATTGTCAACGGCTTCCGGATCAAGCTACATTAG
- a CDS encoding right-handed parallel beta-helix repeat-containing protein, whose product MAGKTPILVAVPSLFVVCSAVSAATYFVSPSGNDGNPGRSEEQPFRMVQHAVDRMRAGDTLVVLDGCYTGTLKLKSGIALQAKNPRKVVLCGAEPLKGAFEKHEGNIFRINVGTNPKQIFYANQPMSWARWPNLTWSENWIGNKKWASSGPGSGPGELKADAFGGMKDLDLVGGYCFLRYSKGNSCYSRLIESFDGDTLHWDDRDFYSVAFTGEDGRKGSPAAIGKGKAKPNVRARFFLAGALDLLDAEGEWFAEDGILYFHAPGGGQPNAAEVWVKTADYAIHSDEVVSDVRIQGIDFFATSVKLGHPANDRIIFQDAHFTYIGAEPLFINNPLGQQIAKPIHVEGTRVGFDACLFAGAQNTALRLGGSDLIVQNCVFAENNRHANFQSVALHVYAKGTFKVTRNTFFNNCSDAIRISFDHGAYSGSANPDISFNNICNAGLYNSDVSGVYMPNLSQHWTEFHHNWVHNVKGNGVRLDQAGEKLTVHHNVFWASKRGLNIEGFGNFNVYNNTSVLNHEPCMMTRNVVAKRKGTGDATVSNDTSFPPIDDWNVLNNLVAEFVDRVGPSEDGPFTESRQAGTLHPERAKNKSIPISDRGSVQGNLTGFENSIFMNGELDGLNLIPVDGTVKNGVGQTAGLNAQGVTALDRFRGAYEYKGIAWPTGSDWMPYGLAVPGTMAQAEAYAKKYHAVSIVPEIAVVDLPRGVLGLNTYQAADVQRVPMNAKKKKKKKK is encoded by the coding sequence ATGGCGGGAAAGACACCCATCCTGGTTGCGGTTCCGAGTTTGTTCGTGGTTTGTTCCGCAGTTTCAGCGGCAACCTATTTCGTTTCACCTTCAGGGAACGACGGAAACCCGGGCCGCTCGGAAGAGCAGCCATTCCGGATGGTGCAGCATGCCGTCGATAGGATGCGCGCCGGCGACACGCTGGTTGTATTGGACGGCTGCTACACCGGAACGCTGAAGCTGAAGTCGGGCATTGCCCTTCAGGCGAAAAACCCGCGCAAGGTGGTTCTCTGCGGGGCGGAACCCTTGAAGGGGGCCTTCGAAAAGCACGAGGGAAACATCTTCAGGATTAACGTTGGAACAAACCCGAAGCAAATCTTTTATGCAAACCAACCAATGAGCTGGGCCCGCTGGCCCAATCTGACGTGGTCTGAAAACTGGATCGGAAATAAAAAATGGGCGTCGTCCGGCCCGGGGTCCGGCCCCGGGGAACTCAAAGCCGATGCATTCGGCGGCATGAAGGATCTCGACCTGGTCGGCGGATACTGTTTCCTGCGCTACTCAAAAGGAAACAGCTGCTACAGCCGGCTCATCGAATCCTTCGATGGCGATACCTTGCACTGGGACGACCGCGATTTTTATTCCGTTGCATTCACCGGCGAGGATGGGCGGAAAGGTTCTCCGGCGGCCATCGGCAAGGGCAAGGCGAAGCCCAATGTGAGGGCCAGGTTTTTCCTGGCGGGTGCGCTGGACCTGCTCGATGCGGAAGGGGAATGGTTTGCCGAGGACGGCATCCTCTATTTCCATGCCCCCGGAGGCGGGCAACCCAACGCGGCGGAGGTTTGGGTGAAGACCGCCGACTACGCCATCCATTCGGACGAGGTTGTTTCCGACGTGAGGATTCAGGGTATCGATTTTTTTGCTACCTCGGTCAAGTTGGGCCATCCGGCAAATGATAGAATCATCTTTCAGGATGCACACTTCACCTATATTGGCGCAGAACCGCTTTTCATCAACAACCCGCTTGGCCAACAAATCGCGAAACCCATTCATGTGGAAGGGACGCGGGTTGGGTTTGACGCATGCCTGTTTGCCGGTGCCCAGAATACGGCACTACGCTTGGGCGGATCGGATCTCATTGTTCAAAACTGTGTTTTTGCGGAAAACAATCGCCATGCGAATTTTCAAAGCGTGGCGTTGCATGTCTACGCCAAGGGGACGTTCAAGGTCACCCGCAACACCTTTTTCAACAACTGTTCCGATGCCATCAGGATCAGTTTTGATCATGGGGCCTATTCGGGAAGCGCAAACCCCGACATCTCGTTCAATAACATTTGCAATGCGGGGTTATACAACAGCGATGTGTCCGGCGTATACATGCCCAACCTGTCGCAGCACTGGACCGAGTTCCATCATAACTGGGTGCATAACGTAAAAGGCAACGGTGTGCGCCTGGATCAGGCCGGAGAAAAACTGACGGTGCATCACAATGTTTTCTGGGCGTCCAAGCGGGGGTTGAATATTGAGGGGTTCGGCAATTTCAATGTCTATAACAACACCTCGGTGTTGAACCATGAACCCTGCATGATGACACGGAACGTCGTTGCCAAGCGCAAAGGAACCGGCGACGCAACGGTCAGCAACGATACGAGCTTTCCCCCGATCGATGACTGGAATGTGTTAAACAACCTGGTGGCGGAGTTCGTGGACCGGGTGGGCCCCAGCGAGGACGGCCCTTTTACGGAGTCTAGGCAGGCGGGAACCCTTCATCCGGAACGGGCGAAAAACAAATCCATCCCCATTTCGGATCGAGGAAGCGTCCAGGGGAACCTGACGGGGTTTGAAAACTCGATCTTCATGAACGGAGAGCTGGACGGTTTGAATTTGATTCCGGTGGATGGCACCGTGAAAAACGGCGTAGGCCAAACGGCGGGATTGAACGCCCAAGGCGTAACCGCTCTGGATCGTTTCCGGGGCGCCTATGAATACAAGGGCATCGCCTGGCCGACGGGAAGCGACTGGATGCCCTATGGTTTGGCCGTTCCCGGAACCATGGCGCAGGCGGAGGCCTATGCGAAGAAATATCACGCCGTTTCCATCGTCCCCGAAATCGCTGTGGTCGACCTGCCGCGCGGGGTCTTGGGTTTGAACACCTATCAAGCGGCGGACGTTCAACGTGTTCCCATGAATGCCAAGAAGAAAAAGAAGAAGAAAAAGTAA
- a CDS encoding right-handed parallel beta-helix repeat-containing protein translates to MNIRTDAIFSYRLLLALFCLGGALAQAMELHVSPDGNGQADGSLAKPYGSLSEAVEAVRGLRQAGHAEPARIVLREGRHQLSETLVLGLQDGSPATSAGVKLEPYGAGETKEPAHLTIAAYPGEHPVLSGGVPVNGWQRLESPPAELPANAVGRVWVADLPGTLGRFHTLYDNHGRLNRARNSGFAYAKMGTKRTLHFPEGALKNWDHLDDVEILVRPGRAWVVNMLPLASVDEANGVATTGASATYEMGPLPGYLHDPGASVVWVENILEALDEPGEWVVNTKTRKIYLWPADPAPDGSPRGILAPATTELIRVEGQIDYDGPTDLPVRGIAFSGLTFSHADRRAWTSDDDRVGWGMQHDWDLFDRPTALLRFRGAEGCRVEHCRFIHSGGSGLRMDLHAQRNRVADSEFAHLGEAGILLAGYGPGSKDVNHHNDIVNNHIHHFSEILWHSPGLWAWQSGHNRMVHNELHHSGYSAVLITTRVEPSRSLDGEGGRTVRRDEIEPGDETRSRDGYESWKIREKYNHARHNLLEYNDISYCVQLLSDGNGIYVSGTGTGNIVRYNYLHDNQAKHFPSSIRCDDDQHETLIHGNVLFNNGGFSAGIASKGINDIINNFIVDPVVVPSSGYISYEWVPVPGSKVQRNIIVSHPDGGKAHNERPRGKDNGGKPPPRIVETDMDSNLYFHPTDPHWMDRHFATLRGVGKELSSRVGDPLFVDPAGGDFGFRPGSPALALGIEPLKVSAMGRREKNDHEGDGGSLNAN, encoded by the coding sequence ATGAACATACGAACGGACGCCATCTTTAGCTACCGCCTGCTGCTGGCCCTTTTCTGCCTGGGAGGAGCTTTGGCGCAGGCGATGGAATTGCATGTATCGCCGGATGGCAACGGGCAGGCCGACGGAAGCCTGGCGAAACCCTATGGCTCTCTTTCCGAAGCGGTGGAGGCGGTAAGGGGCTTGCGTCAAGCCGGGCATGCGGAACCCGCAAGGATTGTCCTGCGCGAGGGGCGTCATCAGCTGAGCGAAACCCTGGTTTTGGGACTACAGGATGGGTCGCCCGCTACGTCGGCTGGTGTGAAGCTCGAACCATATGGTGCGGGCGAAACCAAGGAACCCGCCCATTTAACCATCGCCGCCTATCCGGGCGAACACCCGGTTTTAAGTGGCGGTGTGCCTGTGAACGGCTGGCAACGGTTGGAATCGCCCCCTGCCGAGCTGCCGGCCAATGCGGTGGGCAGGGTCTGGGTGGCGGACCTGCCGGGAACCTTGGGTCGGTTCCATACGCTCTACGACAACCATGGCCGCCTGAACCGTGCGCGCAATTCCGGTTTTGCCTATGCGAAGATGGGGACCAAGCGCACGCTGCATTTTCCGGAAGGTGCCCTGAAAAACTGGGATCATCTCGACGATGTGGAAATCCTGGTGCGGCCCGGCCGCGCCTGGGTCGTTAACATGCTCCCGCTGGCCTCGGTTGATGAAGCGAACGGGGTTGCCACAACCGGTGCTTCCGCGACGTACGAGATGGGGCCGTTGCCGGGCTATCTCCATGATCCCGGGGCCTCGGTGGTGTGGGTCGAAAACATTCTCGAGGCCCTGGACGAACCGGGCGAGTGGGTGGTGAACACCAAAACACGGAAAATCTATTTATGGCCTGCCGATCCGGCGCCGGATGGATCGCCCCGGGGCATCCTTGCGCCGGCAACAACGGAGCTCATACGGGTGGAAGGGCAGATTGATTACGACGGGCCAACGGATCTTCCGGTCCGGGGAATTGCCTTCTCGGGGTTGACGTTTTCCCACGCGGATCGCAGGGCCTGGACCAGCGATGACGACCGCGTGGGTTGGGGCATGCAGCACGACTGGGATCTGTTCGATCGTCCCACCGCCCTGCTTCGTTTCCGCGGGGCGGAAGGGTGCCGGGTCGAGCATTGTCGTTTTATCCATTCCGGCGGGTCGGGCCTGCGCATGGATCTGCATGCCCAGCGCAACCGGGTGGCCGACTCTGAATTCGCCCACCTGGGCGAGGCCGGTATACTGCTGGCGGGGTATGGCCCCGGCTCCAAGGACGTGAACCATCACAACGATATTGTGAATAACCATATCCATCACTTCAGCGAGATTCTCTGGCATTCCCCGGGGCTGTGGGCTTGGCAGAGCGGCCACAACCGGATGGTTCATAATGAGCTGCATCACAGTGGATATTCGGCCGTGCTCATTACGACCCGTGTTGAACCGAGTCGAAGCTTGGATGGGGAGGGGGGACGAACCGTGCGTCGGGATGAAATCGAGCCGGGCGATGAAACCAGAAGCCGGGATGGCTACGAGAGTTGGAAGATTCGTGAAAAGTATAATCATGCCCGGCACAATCTGCTGGAATACAACGATATTTCCTATTGCGTTCAGCTCCTGTCGGATGGGAACGGCATTTATGTTTCCGGAACAGGGACGGGGAATATCGTGCGCTATAACTATCTCCACGACAACCAGGCGAAGCACTTTCCATCGTCGATCCGATGCGACGATGACCAGCATGAAACACTCATCCATGGCAATGTCCTGTTCAACAACGGCGGGTTTTCGGCGGGAATCGCATCGAAGGGAATCAACGACATCATCAATAATTTCATCGTCGATCCGGTGGTTGTTCCCTCAAGCGGATACATCAGTTACGAATGGGTGCCGGTTCCCGGTTCAAAAGTGCAACGCAACATTATCGTTTCCCATCCCGATGGCGGCAAGGCCCACAACGAACGGCCTCGGGGAAAAGACAATGGAGGGAAGCCTCCGCCGCGGATCGTGGAGACGGATATGGATTCAAATCTCTACTTCCATCCGACGGACCCGCATTGGATGGACCGGCATTTTGCCACACTGCGCGGGGTCGGGAAGGAGCTGTCCAGCCGGGTGGGGGATCCGTTGTTTGTTGATCCGGCGGGAGGGGATTTTGGTTTCCGGCCGGGCAGTCCGGCTTTGGCGCTGGGCATCGAGCCGTTGAAGGTTTCCGCGATGGGGCGACGGGAAAAGAATGACCATGAAGGGGATGGGGGAAGTTTGAATGCGAATTAA
- a CDS encoding Ig-like domain-containing protein — protein sequence MKKRWLGMMTALAATLLAGTAQAAVVYQDNFDNDTLTVNTNSGGGMTSRSLRGGVGYKWDDDGNLQYSASSTHFQNRAIGYTDNGFQSTDGFELTVDYFWTLSSGASALSFGLVSSDTDFTTYSGYHPFSGDTSVYSLGVNSKNGNLAFTDGSTVTNLDSGSLGPAALPTHFVVVMNVSPDGLGGADCSWSIDGVDQGTSNIPVFDFSKTFHFVAYGQDDQGNKGIYSVSLNALGNATPTADPQSIKVYPDTAWDITLTGSDPEGSSLTYAIVDHPTNGTLDISSMPDVIYTPTNGYQGADSFTFTVNDGLVDSDPATISIAVAPNDAPVADAQNLQMLPDTVLGIMLTGTDADGPSNLTFAVDASLLIGALTGTAPDLTYTPSAGYTGTDSFTFTLYDGMSNSEPATVSIAVTNEAPIAIAQSLVVFPDSTLAITLTGTNTDGPSNLTYAVVDTPDYGTLDGGSNMWTYTPNAGYEGPDNFTFKVNDGLIDSDPATISIMVTNYVPTADSQQVFTEYGSNVVVTLTGSDPEGSNLTYSAGSPANGMLSGTAPNLTYMPDPGYEGADSFTFTVNDGVRDSDPAIVRIWVESEGVNISFTELNTALVASNNTLMVDGSSSNVTVTGVASGNDYIYSVTYTGADVDGDAVNDTLTFDVLVEAWNGSVASTTFAGSDADVNKYNGSAAIGSNDVAVTLNANGWAVADGQMQAGDTLAVTVQNLTVSASMGSATASLNRYTGVTYRESGNSYGHQVVIGEGAGGLFATRFNATQYAINNVLTEVNPLHITSAVSGGLPDSNPQRWNLNQVDFSISIKPGGVPDIALGVSGSDLVFSWEGAATYDVLTNANLVIPNWGVAIPNAASPVTNAIGSEPVLFFKLSE from the coding sequence ATGAAGAAGCGATGGTTAGGGATGATGACGGCGCTGGCGGCAACGTTGCTGGCAGGAACGGCGCAGGCGGCGGTGGTCTATCAGGACAACTTTGACAACGACACGCTGACCGTGAATACCAATAGCGGGGGCGGGATGACCAGCAGATCGCTTCGTGGGGGGGTGGGCTATAAATGGGACGATGACGGAAACCTGCAGTATTCAGCTAGCAGCACCCATTTTCAGAATCGGGCCATCGGCTATACGGACAATGGCTTCCAGTCTACTGATGGATTTGAACTCACGGTCGATTATTTTTGGACGCTTAGTAGTGGAGCGAGTGCGCTGTCCTTCGGTTTGGTGAGTTCTGATACGGATTTTACCACGTACAGCGGCTACCATCCGTTCTCTGGTGATACGTCTGTTTACAGTTTGGGCGTGAATTCTAAAAATGGAAATCTCGCTTTCACCGATGGGTCAACCGTGACGAACCTGGATTCGGGTTCTCTTGGGCCTGCCGCCCTACCTACCCATTTCGTGGTTGTGATGAATGTCTCTCCGGATGGCCTGGGCGGCGCGGATTGCTCCTGGTCGATCGACGGTGTTGATCAAGGCACCAGCAATATCCCGGTATTTGATTTCAGCAAAACCTTCCATTTCGTTGCGTATGGCCAGGACGATCAAGGTAACAAAGGCATTTATTCGGTTTCGCTGAATGCGCTCGGGAATGCGACTCCCACCGCAGATCCGCAAAGTATCAAGGTGTATCCCGACACTGCATGGGACATCACACTGACCGGGAGCGACCCGGAGGGAAGCAGTCTAACCTATGCCATCGTTGACCATCCGACCAACGGCACGCTGGACATCAGCTCCATGCCGGATGTCATCTACACCCCGACGAACGGTTACCAGGGGGCAGACAGCTTTACCTTCACCGTCAACGACGGTTTGGTTGACAGCGATCCTGCCACCATTTCGATTGCCGTGGCGCCGAATGACGCTCCTGTCGCCGACGCGCAAAATTTACAGATGCTGCCCGATACGGTACTGGGCATCATGCTGACCGGCACCGACGCCGACGGCCCCAGCAACCTGACCTTTGCGGTGGATGCTTCGTTGCTCATCGGTGCGCTGACGGGCACGGCCCCGGATCTGACCTACACCCCGTCGGCCGGATATACGGGAACCGACAGCTTCACATTCACCCTCTATGATGGAATGAGCAACAGTGAGCCGGCTACCGTTTCGATTGCGGTGACGAACGAGGCGCCGATTGCCATTGCGCAAAGTTTGGTTGTATTCCCCGACTCCACCTTGGCGATCACGCTGACCGGCACCAATACGGACGGTCCGAGCAACCTGACCTATGCGGTGGTGGATACCCCGGACTACGGTACGCTGGATGGCGGATCGAACATGTGGACCTACACCCCCAATGCGGGCTATGAAGGGCCGGACAACTTCACGTTCAAGGTCAACGACGGTTTGATCGATAGCGATCCGGCCACCATTTCGATTATGGTGACCAACTATGTTCCCACTGCGGATTCGCAGCAGGTCTTTACTGAATATGGGTCGAATGTTGTGGTTACACTGACGGGTAGCGATCCGGAGGGCAGCAATCTGACCTATTCGGCTGGCTCACCGGCCAACGGTATGCTGAGCGGAACCGCTCCAAACCTGACCTATATGCCGGATCCGGGGTATGAAGGAGCAGACAGCTTTACATTCACGGTCAACGATGGTGTGCGCGACAGCGATCCGGCCATAGTGCGGATTTGGGTTGAGTCTGAAGGGGTGAATATTTCCTTTACGGAACTCAACACGGCGTTGGTTGCATCGAACAACACGCTGATGGTCGACGGTAGCTCCAGCAACGTCACGGTTACCGGTGTGGCTTCCGGCAACGATTACATCTATTCAGTCACCTATACCGGCGCAGATGTGGACGGGGATGCTGTCAACGATACGTTGACCTTCGACGTGCTGGTTGAGGCCTGGAATGGCAGCGTGGCCAGTACAACCTTTGCCGGTTCTGATGCGGACGTGAACAAGTATAATGGTTCGGCCGCCATCGGTTCGAATGATGTTGCAGTAACCCTCAATGCGAACGGTTGGGCGGTTGCAGACGGACAGATGCAGGCCGGGGATACCTTGGCAGTCACTGTCCAGAACTTGACTGTTTCCGCGAGCATGGGCTCCGCCACAGCATCGCTGAACCGCTATACGGGTGTAACGTATAGGGAGTCGGGCAATAGTTACGGCCATCAGGTTGTCATTGGCGAAGGGGCAGGCGGCTTGTTTGCAACCCGGTTTAATGCCACGCAGTATGCCATTAACAATGTCCTGACCGAGGTCAATCCGCTCCATATCACATCGGCTGTTTCTGGTGGCCTGCCCGATTCCAACCCCCAAAGATGGAACCTGAATCAGGTTGACTTCAGCATTAGCATCAAGCCGGGCGGTGTTCCGGATATCGCCCTCGGCGTCTCAGGCAGCGACCTGGTGTTCTCCTGGGAAGGCGCGGCGACTTACGACGTGCTGACCAACGCCAATCTCGTGATTCCGAACTGGGGCGTAGCAATTCCGAACGCAGCTTCACCGGTTACTAATGCAATCGGTAGCGAGCCTGTGCTGTTTTTCAAGCTCAGCGAATAA
- a CDS encoding vWA domain-containing protein has product MKKRYFAKHAKSSAALISLGIHAILLVVALSFVAVTVITKEEQKFESKKVNRPRVPVKKLQVPVNIKKKKTQKPKLRKRIVVQPKLNQTVPDIKMPEITGVKGGMGSAGDGLGGSGGVGFSMPEMELFGIKSRGEKVFIILDSSAYMMVDKMGGIPAYTIIKSELVRILGGLNSTVLFNIAVYGGGEYTLFPDMVPATPGNVAKVDAWLKPLNAVSRGMGDNDYGPKTLAPGGIRVGGDFQVEPLKNTPGGWARPTLMAMQQQAEVVFLLTCRWGSELKYKTGTRERDWDESDQQKYKENVAKARALFKEENDRRRAKGQPPRVIARGERGLVNAYIPGARLPPGTTTHANYSPEMMVEAFDNTQSKSKAATPLKSGINKKKTKYSINVIHFVPSGSGSAKDPQFSKIASETRGKYKRIEGMDAIQSYVSAEGGE; this is encoded by the coding sequence ATGAAGAAAAGGTATTTCGCTAAACACGCCAAATCGAGCGCGGCACTCATCAGCTTGGGGATCCACGCCATCCTGTTGGTCGTGGCGCTCTCGTTCGTGGCGGTGACGGTCATCACGAAAGAGGAACAAAAATTTGAATCCAAGAAGGTGAACCGGCCCCGGGTGCCCGTGAAAAAGCTGCAGGTCCCGGTCAACATCAAGAAGAAGAAAACCCAGAAGCCCAAGTTGCGCAAACGGATCGTGGTGCAGCCCAAACTGAACCAGACGGTGCCCGACATCAAGATGCCGGAAATTACCGGGGTGAAGGGCGGTATGGGGTCGGCGGGCGATGGCCTGGGAGGCAGCGGCGGCGTCGGCTTTTCGATGCCGGAGATGGAATTGTTCGGCATCAAGAGCCGGGGCGAGAAGGTCTTCATCATCCTGGATTCCTCCGCCTACATGATGGTGGACAAGATGGGGGGAATTCCGGCCTATACCATCATTAAATCCGAACTCGTGCGCATTCTGGGCGGATTAAATTCGACCGTCCTGTTTAATATCGCCGTGTACGGCGGCGGCGAATATACCCTGTTCCCGGACATGGTGCCGGCAACCCCGGGCAATGTCGCCAAGGTGGATGCCTGGCTGAAGCCGCTCAATGCCGTGAGCCGGGGCATGGGCGACAATGACTACGGCCCGAAGACGCTGGCGCCGGGCGGCATTCGGGTCGGCGGGGATTTCCAGGTTGAGCCGCTCAAGAACACGCCCGGCGGTTGGGCCAGGCCAACGCTCATGGCCATGCAGCAGCAGGCGGAAGTGGTCTTCCTCCTCACCTGCCGCTGGGGAAGCGAGTTGAAGTATAAAACCGGAACCCGGGAGCGGGACTGGGATGAGTCCGACCAGCAAAAATACAAGGAAAACGTGGCGAAGGCCCGCGCGCTGTTCAAAGAGGAAAACGATCGCCGCCGCGCAAAGGGTCAACCGCCCCGGGTGATTGCGCGAGGCGAGCGCGGCTTGGTGAATGCATATATTCCCGGTGCGCGCCTTCCGCCCGGCACCACCACCCATGCCAATTATTCCCCGGAAATGATGGTTGAGGCGTTTGACAACACACAAAGCAAATCGAAGGCGGCCACGCCCTTGAAGAGCGGGATCAACAAGAAGAAAACCAAATATTCCATCAATGTCATCCACTTTGTTCCGTCGGGCAGCGGCTCGGCGAAGGATCCCCAGTTCAGCAAGATCGCCAGCGAAACCCGGGGCAAATACAAGCGGATCGAAGGGATGGACGCCATTCAAAGCTATGTGTCCGCCGAGGGGGGCGAGTAA